TTCAGATATTGGAACGCTTTTCTCTTTACTCGTTTTTGCCATGAGTAGCGCACCAGACAATCTGTTTCAGGCTGCAGGAACAATACTCACATTTTCCGGGTTACTTCTATTCATCATGAATGGAAGTAGATCGGCTGGGAAAACAGCGATTGCAGGAATTCGCAACCATACCGAAACCCTCAGGCACAAAACACACACTCGAAGTTGACGGAATCTTTCGGGCGATGTGTGATGCTAGTTTGAAAATCACCATAACGTATCAAGCGGTAGAAATCTACTGTCAGAAGTAAGTTCTCTGTCAAAACAGAACCTGTCAAAACGGCCACGACATGAGTTGAGGCATACAGCTTTGCGGTTCCTGAGGATTAGCAAAAACAGCGAAGCTGGAACGCTGTTGTAGAATTGAACAGGAGCGATATTTAAATGACATTAATAAATAATGCCATTGATTTATTCTCTGAACAAGAGTCCCTTGTGGCGCACTTTCCTGAATTTCAGACGTTCACAAGCGCCTTCATTTCGCGTACCGCCTGTTCCATCCCCACCAGTACGGCCCGGGAAATAATACTGTGGCCGATATTCAATTCACTCACATGAGGTATTGCAGCGACGGGAGTCACATTTCTATATGTGAGTCCATGTCCCATATGTAATTTCAGTCCCTGCTCAATCGTGAATGCAGAGGCTTTCTGCAGGATATCCAATTCCTGTTGTTGCTCTCCCGCAGAGGTGGCGTCTGCATACCTCCCCGTATGCAGCTCAACAGCATGGACTCCTGCTTTTTTGGAAGCCGCAATCTGCGCCGGATCAGGATCAATAAACAGACTCACTTCAATCCCTGCCTGCTGCAGCCGATGGACACACTGGCTCACACGTTCTGCATTCGCAATCACATCCACCCCCCCCTCTGTCGTCAGTTCTTCCCTTTTCTCTGGTACCAGAGAGACCTGATCAGGTCGGACTTCCAGAGCGATCTGAGTCATTTCTTCTTCGGCTGCCATCTCCAGATTCAGTTTGACTTGAACGGTCTTCTTCATCGTGTAGAGATCATGATCCTGGATATGGCGACGATCTTCTCTCAAGTGCAATGTGATTCCATCCGCCCCCCCCAGTTCCGCCAGGACGGCTGCCCACACCGGGTCCGGCTCAAAGGTTAAACGGGCCTGACGCACGGTCGCGACATGATCAATATTTACACCCAGACCCGGCATGATTCACATTCTTTCTAATGGTTTTCTGAAAACTATCCTGACAGATTTATCTGAAAATGGTTCGCAGTCGTTGCTTAGTTCACAACTGCATCTTATTGATTTATCGCAGATTATCCAGAAAAGGAGTTCTGTATTTTGCGACAAAGGGACCTTTCATATCAAAAAATCAACTTTTTTGTCTCATTTCTGCCTGGGTTGTCGAATACCTCATAGTCCAACCATTCCGCGATGTTTTTATTCAAATTCCGATTCACGATTCCAATTTTTTTGGAAGCAGGCAACCCCGGGGGGTTTTTCTGGTCGATGTAGCAACTGCTGTAGTGCAGACGCTCATCCGCCAGAGCCCTTGGGGATTCTTTGCGCGCTCATACACTCTTCATTGCTGATAGTACGAAAGTGGTAAATTGACGCGGTGACTTCCGTTAATAATTTCTTGATCGTATTTCAGTTTCCTGAATGATATCGACCAGTTGGAATCGGGATCACCGCTGACTGAGAATCAGGCCGTGCCCCCCCAAGATATTCGGTATCCCCCAGTTCAGCCAGTTTCCACATCATTAAAGTAGTTACCTCATCCAGGACTTCACGCGTCAGACGTTTATCATGGTAATCCGAGAGATCAATGGGCTCTCCATAAATCAGCGATGTATCGGACCGTGTATAAAACGGTTCGATCATATTCTTGCCTCGAGGGGAATTGTTAATATAGACAGGATACACGGGAGCCTTTGATCGCAGAGCCAGAAACGCAATCCCGGAATTGGCATCAGCAATGGGTCGGCTTTCCTGGATTCCGCCTTCCGGAAAAACCCCAATCAAGCCTCCTTCTTTCAAACGCCTGAGAGCTTCCCGTACAGGCACGACATCCTGACCATTCCGGTCAACGGGAATGGAATGCATGGCGCGTGAAATCCAGCCTACCAGACCAGGCAGCTCATAATACTCCCTGGCCATTAAAAAACTGATACAGCGCATCTTCTTCTGCGGATTTCCCAGATGAGAATTATACCAGAGGATGATCGGATCGGTTGGACTACGGTGATTGGCGATCACGATACCTGCGGAATCTCCCGGAAATGGGCAACGACGATTCCGCCGGACGCGCCACAGCCCAGGTGCATAGACACGCGTGATTGCAAATAAGATCCAGGCACGCCAGCCATCTGGAAGATGAACGGCCTGATATATCAGCAAAGCTGAAATAAACAGCAGGTAGGACAGTAGTGTCAGGATGGAGGCAGCTTCAGTGTTCATCATGATTCAGACAAAACAAATCGTCAGATACGAACGATACAGACCAGGTCTCCTCTGCAGAGGGAGAGCATTATAATCCGATTGAAAAAGACAAGGCAACCTTACATCTTTTCCGCCAGTGTATTCATGACTCAGGTTCTATGCAGGCGATGATTCGATTTGTGATCCGGGCAAGATATCGTCCATGAGGTTCCTGTGGCACCGTCGTCAGAATCACCGCAGATGCATTCAGTTCCGGATCGACCCAGAAAACGGTTCCCGTCGCTCCTCCATGGCCAAAAGCAGACCGGGAAAGTAAATCGCCATAATAATCACTGTTGGAGGCAGATACGATCTGCCAGCCCAGTCCCCAGCCCTTCCCCTGCCTGGCAGCAGCAGATAACCCGGAGAACGATGGTAACTGGTCTCGTGTTGCTTCACGGATTGTCTGGGGGGACAGGATCTGCTGATCCCGATATCGACCTCCCTGGCGCAGCATCCCGGCAAACTTCCCCAGATCTGCCGGTGTCGTCAATAGTCCCCCCCAGGGTGCACCAAACTGTCGCCAGTACGAACTGTTCCAGTCCCAATGCGGCTCAACATCCAGCCCTTCCGGAATTCGGATTTCTGGAATTCGATCTACTCGGGGATGGTCCCCCTGTTTCCACTCCTCAGGCAGTCCCAGCGAAGTATCGCTCATCTCCAGCGGTTCAAACAGGGTCTGACGTAAATAGTCTGCACAGGATTGGCCTGCAATCCGCAGGATCACTTCGCTTAGGATCGCGATCCCTGTGCTCTGGTATTGCACGATTCTGCCGGGCGGTTCATCGGGAGCGAGTTCACAGATCTGTTTCACAAATTCAGAGAGCGGAGCATTGGCAGCTCGCAGCGCTCGATTGTCAGGAAGCATGTCGGGCAATCCGGAAGTATGTGTCATTAGATGCCGGATTGTGATCCCGTGCTTTCCAGCACAGCCAAACTCCGGAATATAACGTTTGACACGATCTCCCAGTAATAACTCTCCCTCCTCCATCAACTTTAACGCACCCGAAACAACGATCGGCTTAGTGATGGATGCGACCAGAAAAATGGCGTCATCAGGAAGTGTATCTGCCTGATCAGCGATTCGCTGACGTCCAGAGAAATAACTGCGGGACTCATCACCCACGGACACCTGCAGTGCAATTGCTGGAACCTGATCGGTGTGGCAGAACCCGTCAATCAGTTTTTCGACTTTT
The sequence above is a segment of the Gimesia algae genome. Coding sequences within it:
- a CDS encoding serine hydrolase domain-containing protein, yielding MSRIISERWQKVEKLIDGFCHTDQVPAIALQVSVGDESRSYFSGRQRIADQADTLPDDAIFLVASITKPIVVSGALKLMEEGELLLGDRVKRYIPEFGCAGKHGITIRHLMTHTSGLPDMLPDNRALRAANAPLSEFVKQICELAPDEPPGRIVQYQSTGIAILSEVILRIAGQSCADYLRQTLFEPLEMSDTSLGLPEEWKQGDHPRVDRIPEIRIPEGLDVEPHWDWNSSYWRQFGAPWGGLLTTPADLGKFAGMLRQGGRYRDQQILSPQTIREATRDQLPSFSGLSAAARQGKGWGLGWQIVSASNSDYYGDLLSRSAFGHGGATGTVFWVDPELNASAVILTTVPQEPHGRYLARITNRIIACIEPES
- a CDS encoding lysophospholipid acyltransferase family protein, with amino-acid sequence MMNTEAASILTLLSYLLFISALLIYQAVHLPDGWRAWILFAITRVYAPGLWRVRRNRRCPFPGDSAGIVIANHRSPTDPIILWYNSHLGNPQKKMRCISFLMAREYYELPGLVGWISRAMHSIPVDRNGQDVVPVREALRRLKEGGLIGVFPEGGIQESRPIADANSGIAFLALRSKAPVYPVYINNSPRGKNMIEPFYTRSDTSLIYGEPIDLSDYHDKRLTREVLDEVTTLMMWKLAELGDTEYLGGARPDSQSAVIPIPTGRYHSGN
- a CDS encoding pyridoxine 5'-phosphate synthase, translated to MPGLGVNIDHVATVRQARLTFEPDPVWAAVLAELGGADGITLHLREDRRHIQDHDLYTMKKTVQVKLNLEMAAEEEMTQIALEVRPDQVSLVPEKREELTTEGGVDVIANAERVSQCVHRLQQAGIEVSLFIDPDPAQIAASKKAGVHAVELHTGRYADATSAGEQQQELDILQKASAFTIEQGLKLHMGHGLTYRNVTPVAAIPHVSELNIGHSIISRAVLVGMEQAVREMKALVNV